From a single Herbiconiux sp. SALV-R1 genomic region:
- a CDS encoding CsbD family protein → MSAGDKIENAAQDLGGKAKEAFGKATNDDSKVAEGKKDQTAADLKQAGENVKDAFKN, encoded by the coding sequence ATGAGCGCAGGAGACAAGATCGAGAACGCCGCCCAGGACCTTGGCGGCAAGGCCAAGGAGGCCTTCGGCAAGGCGACCAACGACGACTCCAAGGTCGCCGAGGGCAAGAAGGATCAGACCGCCGCCGACCTCAAGCAGGCCGGCGAGAACGTCAAGGACGCGTTCAAGAACTGA
- a CDS encoding FadR/GntR family transcriptional regulator, producing MAVTDEAILTIKGMILSGELQPGDRLPPEKELSERLGLSRSSMREAVKALEVLRVLDVRRGDGTYVTSLEPELLLEAMSFVVDARRDDESMLELFAVRRILEPAAAALATPHLDETAIAALRASIEEAGADPDVERLVAHDLAFHADIVRAAGNGYLSTLLESLSGRTARARLWRGLTDENAVERTLREHSALVDAIEADDAVLVEALAVAHIAGVETWLRRWSGEAGSTTPPR from the coding sequence ATGGCGGTCACGGATGAGGCGATCCTCACGATCAAGGGGATGATCCTCTCGGGGGAGCTGCAGCCCGGCGACCGGCTGCCACCGGAGAAGGAGCTGAGCGAGCGGCTCGGGCTCTCGCGCAGCTCGATGCGCGAGGCGGTGAAGGCGCTCGAGGTGCTGCGGGTGCTCGACGTGCGGCGCGGCGACGGCACCTACGTGACGAGCCTCGAACCCGAGCTGCTGCTCGAGGCGATGAGCTTCGTGGTCGACGCCCGGCGCGACGACGAGTCGATGCTCGAGCTGTTCGCCGTGCGGCGCATCCTCGAGCCCGCTGCGGCAGCGCTCGCCACGCCACACCTCGACGAGACCGCCATCGCGGCCCTGCGCGCCTCGATCGAGGAGGCGGGGGCCGACCCCGACGTGGAGCGGCTCGTGGCGCACGACCTCGCCTTCCACGCCGACATCGTGCGGGCGGCCGGAAACGGCTACCTCTCCACCCTGCTCGAGTCGCTCTCCGGCCGCACGGCACGGGCCCGGCTGTGGCGCGGCCTCACCGACGAGAACGCGGTCGAACGCACGCTGCGCGAGCACTCCGCCCTCGTCGACGCGATCGAGGCCGACGACGCGGTGCTCGTCGAGGCCCTCGCCGTCGCACACATCGCGGGCGTCGAGACGTGGCTGCGGCGCTGGAGCGGCGAGGCCGGCAGCACGACGCCCCCGCGCTGA